The Ignavibacteria bacterium genome has a segment encoding these proteins:
- a CDS encoding acyl-CoA thioesterase, protein MQKQFDIKLFPAVLKFRVRSYEIDFQNVVNNAVYFNYFEMGRIDYRKQMGVKMYPNGSFSDGLLFFVVKNSCEYYEPCSIDDEITLYTRIAFIKNSSFGFEQVLFNNSSGKFAAFGSDVIVNVDYKTRQRAVIPEGLIDEIKKFDSNVKITRG, encoded by the coding sequence ATGCAAAAACAATTCGACATAAAATTATTCCCTGCAGTTCTGAAATTTAGAGTCCGCAGCTACGAGATTGATTTTCAAAATGTTGTGAACAATGCTGTATATTTTAATTACTTCGAGATGGGAAGGATCGATTACAGAAAGCAAATGGGGGTGAAAATGTATCCCAACGGTTCATTCAGCGATGGACTTCTTTTCTTTGTAGTGAAAAATTCATGTGAGTATTACGAACCTTGCTCGATTGATGATGAAATAACGCTTTATACACGAATTGCTTTCATAAAAAATTCAAGTTTTGGATTCGAGCAAGTCCTGTTCAATAACTCATCAGGCAAGTTTGCTGCATTCGGAAGTGATGTGATTGTAAATGTAGATTATAAAACACGTCAACGTGCTGTGATACCAGAGGGTTTGATTGATGAAATAAAAAAGTTTGATTCTAACGTAAAGATCACTCGAGGATGA
- a CDS encoding aminotransferase class I/II-fold pyridoxal phosphate-dependent enzyme, with protein MRMIDLRSDTVTKPSKEMREFMLNAEVGDDVYGEDPSVNRLQEKVADLLGKETALFVPSGTMANQLCIKTHTQPWDELICDRDAHILNYESGSIAGISHVQVLTANGNRGIFTAEQVEELIRPEAYYLPKTKLVCVENTHNRGAGSIFPIEEIKRIKTVCEKYNLKYHLDGARLWNASIATGISMKEFASHFDSVSVCLSKGMGAPVGSVIAGTKEFIKLAHRYRKAWGGGMRQAGILAAAGIYAIENNYERLADDHRRAKYFAEEISQLPSIELDPASVETNIILFGVKGLTANEIAAKVKTPSGHGNLLLLSVGKKFLARAVMHLNVYDEDVEEAIQILKSQVGKD; from the coding sequence ATGCGGATGATTGACCTTCGCAGTGACACGGTTACTAAGCCGTCTAAAGAAATGCGTGAGTTTATGTTAAATGCAGAAGTCGGTGATGATGTTTATGGAGAAGATCCGAGTGTAAATAGGCTGCAGGAAAAAGTTGCTGACCTGCTTGGAAAAGAAACGGCATTATTTGTCCCCAGCGGCACAATGGCAAACCAACTTTGCATCAAAACTCATACTCAACCTTGGGATGAATTGATATGCGATAGAGATGCACACATTTTAAATTATGAATCAGGATCGATTGCCGGAATTTCTCATGTGCAAGTTTTAACCGCAAATGGCAACAGAGGAATTTTTACAGCAGAACAAGTTGAAGAATTAATTCGACCAGAAGCATATTATCTGCCAAAGACTAAGCTTGTTTGTGTTGAGAATACGCATAATCGAGGTGCAGGATCAATTTTCCCCATTGAAGAAATAAAAAGAATAAAAACAGTATGCGAGAAATATAATTTAAAATATCATCTTGATGGTGCACGATTATGGAACGCATCAATTGCTACCGGCATCAGCATGAAAGAATTTGCCTCGCATTTTGATTCAGTCTCAGTCTGTTTATCGAAAGGAATGGGTGCACCTGTCGGTTCTGTTATCGCTGGGACAAAAGAATTTATTAAACTCGCACATCGTTACCGAAAAGCCTGGGGAGGAGGAATGAGGCAAGCAGGAATTCTTGCCGCAGCGGGGATCTATGCAATTGAGAATAATTATGAAAGATTAGCAGATGATCATAGACGAGCAAAGTATTTCGCCGAAGAAATTTCACAACTTCCATCGATCGAACTTGATCCAGCTTCAGTTGAAACAAATATTATCCTCTTCGGAGTGAAGGGACTAACTGCAAATGAAATTGCAGCGAAAGTTAAAACTCCATCGGGTCATGGAAATTTACTGCTGCTTTCAGTCGGTAAAAAGTTTTTAGCAAGAGCAGTTATGCATTTAAATGTTTATGATGAGGATGTTGAAGAGGCGATTCAAATCTTGAAATCTCAGGTTGGAAAGGATTAA
- a CDS encoding 3'-5' exonuclease, with product MKTLIFDIETVGYQFESFDEFQREYLMRFAEMEETEEKKQIKKDEVIRYLNLSALTAQIVAIGLYDVEREKGLILFQSEGNEEFKSDDEHFTFRSGDEKSLIESFWQTIDKYERFVTFNGRGFDAPFLHLRSAIMKIKPAKNLLPYRYDSKVHCDLLEQFTFYGLVRKYNLDFYCKAFGIESPKRGEVTGHNINEMFAEKKFKDIAEYCAKDLIATYQLFLIFKNYLEFQK from the coding sequence ATGAAAACACTTATATTCGATATTGAAACCGTCGGATACCAATTCGAATCTTTCGATGAATTCCAACGCGAATACTTAATGCGATTTGCCGAAATGGAAGAGACTGAAGAAAAAAAACAGATTAAAAAAGATGAAGTGATTCGTTATTTAAATCTCAGCGCACTCACCGCACAGATTGTCGCTATCGGTTTGTATGATGTGGAAAGAGAAAAGGGATTGATACTGTTTCAATCCGAAGGAAATGAAGAGTTTAAGTCCGATGATGAGCATTTCACTTTTCGATCCGGAGATGAAAAATCGTTAATCGAATCATTTTGGCAAACCATTGACAAGTATGAACGATTTGTAACATTTAACGGACGTGGCTTTGATGCTCCGTTTCTTCACTTGCGTTCTGCAATTATGAAAATCAAACCCGCAAAAAATCTTCTTCCTTATAGATATGACTCAAAAGTACATTGTGATCTTCTTGAGCAATTTACTTTTTATGGACTTGTCAGAAAATATAATCTTGATTTTTATTGCAAAGCGTTTGGGATTGAAAGTCCAAAGCGCGGTGAAGTCACCGGGCACAACATAAATGAGATGTTTGCAGAAAAGAAATTCAAAGATATCGCAGAATATTGTGCAAAGGATTTGATCGCAACGTATCAGTTGTTTCTGATATTTAAAAATTATTTAGAATTTCAGAAATAA